In Humulus lupulus chromosome 6, drHumLupu1.1, whole genome shotgun sequence, a single genomic region encodes these proteins:
- the LOC133786223 gene encoding uncharacterized protein LOC133786223 — MRAFLTVVDERVWMAVEDGWKCPTIVEDEEKLRIKNEGTDAVKKSRLRALAKAFENLSMEEEETVAEFHSKLCDISNESYALGKTYSNAKLVRKVLGVLPRKFMSKVTSIEEMRNVEELDLDELIGSLQNYEMSLTWWKKGKKQKDPEKEKADNSLAFVHKEEKKLIADASEGFTNETFALLTKNYAKFLKRNYKKNFPGGKENGPRRNIGRNNKQTQQFGDKKIWGIQCRECDGFGHIQAECANTLKRKKALAATWSDSDEENSSTSSDRSNEEKQVVAFVAKSHQSMCSEEDGNSSSTDEDSDGRHHAYEEMFAQWEYMAKQLKGLTSAKQQLESEKDGLEDTIKKLTKQLDEKDSEIYKLTADLIRARKSLEFIPPGTAAINHTLQLQKPYGDRTSIGYRMLYKKGENLGINDPSSSKNKEDKTHDDSMHNTFSLGFPDSTKWISVSSGPIKLNFEGRKTILDGQVQKERFVPICHFCNRIGHIRPRCYKLQAYMKAMIDRPNSFQQLNRFTGKLSSSEWKPKYDLNKNVALVAHTSLSAFHEDQWYFDSGCSQYMTGNRNVLVNYKEGKEGAVTFGDGNKGQIFGKGDLVLNGVAPLTEVLYVKGLKANLISISQLCDNDYTVSFSKTHCLVATNGFSVLTGNRTSDNCYALSNQVLCNRSFLDKPDLWHYRLGHLNFRDLKRIVKLQAVRGIPEMKVTRDRLCGPCQLGKQTKASHPPVNMLLTSRVLELIHVDLMGPMQNESLSGKQFVMVLVDDYSRYTWVDFLKEKSDTFGLFSALVLRLQNEKESKIGKVYQLRSDHGKEFENTVFSDFCDQLGIKHEFSAPKTPQQNGVVERKNRTLQEMARVMMHAKDISQRFWAEAINTACYICNRVHLRTITTQTAYELWKGRTPNVSYMHIFGCVCYVLNDREHLGKFDPRSDEGVFLGYSLNSRAYRVFNKRTRSMVESINVRFDDLENSEEPVADDEALVLTTPVLVPARQNQMVPDTPSGSLHTEPTASEEQEILVPLPEGANVVGTKWIFKNKSDEFGTVIRNKARLVAQGYNQVEGVDFEETFAPVARLEPIRLLLAIACHLRIKLHQMDVKSAFLNGILQEEVYVKQPQGFEDPQFPDHVFQLKRALYGLKQAPRAWYLTDGIFVAQIYVDDIIFGSTCESEVTRFVKLMQSEFETSLIGDLSYFLGLQIKQSDQGMFISQSKYTKSMLEKFGFTQVKHARTPIGTTSKLH, encoded by the exons ATGCGTGCATTCTTGACAGTTGTTGATGAACGGGTGTGGATGGCTGTTGAAGATGGATGGAAGTGTCCAACCATTGTTGAAGATGAG GAGAAACTGAGAATAAAAAATGAAGGAACTGATGCTGTAAAGAAGTCCAGACTGAGGGCTTTGGCAAAAGCATTTGAAAATCTGTCTATGGAGGAGGAAGAAACTGTAGCGGAGTTCCATTCCAAATTGTGCGATATCTCAAATGAATCTTATGCACTTGGAAAGACTTACTCAAATGCAAAACTGGTTCGCAAGGTGCTTGGAGTTCTGCCTCGGAAGTTCATGTCAAAGGTTACCTCTATAGAAGAAATGAGAAATGTCGAGGAACTTGATCTTGATGAGTTAATTGGGTCATTGCAGAACTATGAAATGAGTCTCACCTGGTGGAAGAAAGGCAAGAAGCAGAAAGATCCCGAAAAAGAAAAAGCTGATAATAGTCTTGCATTTGTGCATAAGGAGGAAAAGAAGTTGATCGCAGATGCATCTGAGGGTTTCACTAATGAGACTTTTGCGCTGCTGACCAAGAATTATGCTAAATTCTTGAAGAGGAATTACAAGAAAAACTTTCCAGGAGGAAAAGAGAATGGTCCCAGAAGAAACATTGGTAGAAACAATAAGCAAACTCAGCAGTTTGGTGACAAGAAAATCTGGGGAATACAGTGCCGAGAATGTGAcggttttggacatattcaagctGAGTGTGCCAACACTCTTAAGAGGAAGAAAGCCTTAGCAGCTACATGGAGTGATAGTGATGAAGAAAATAGCTCCACCTCAAGTGATAGGTCTAATGAAGAGAAACAGGTGGTGGCTTTTGTGGCAAAGAGTCATCAATCAATGTGTTCAGAGGAAGATGGAAACTCAAGCTCAACAGATGAGGACAGCGATGGGAGACATCATGCATATGAGGAGATGTTCGCTCAATGGGAGTATATGGCTAAACAACTCAAAGGTCTCACTAGTGCCAAACAACAACTTGAATCTGAGAAGGATGGGTTGGAGGATACTATTAAAAAGCTCACAAAACAGCTTGATGAGAAGGATAGTGAGATTTACAAACTGACTGCAGATTTAATAAGGGCTAGAAAATCTCTTGAGTTTATCCCTCCAGGAACTGCTGCAATTAACCACACCTTGCAGTTACAAAAACCATATGGAGATCGAACATCCATTGGGTACAGAATGCTTTACAAGAAAGGGGAAAATTTGGGAATTAATGATCCCTCTTCATCCAAGAACAAGGAAGATAAGACTCATGATGACTCAATGCACAATACTTTCAGTCTTGGTTTTCCAGATTCCACTAAATGGATCAGTGTCTCATCTGGACCCATCAAGTTGAATTTCGAAGGAAGGAAGACTATACTGGATGGTCAGGTTCAAAAGGAGAGATTTGTTCCCATTTGCCATTTTTGTAACAGAATAGGACATATTAGACCCAGATGCTACAAATTGCAGGCGTATATGAAAGCTATGATCGATCGTCCAAATAGCTTTCAACAATTAAATCGCTTTACGGGAAAGTTGTCATCTAGTGAGTGGAAACCAAAATATGATCTCAACAAGAATGTTGCATTAGTTGCCCACACCTCTCTTTCAGCTTTTCACGAAGATCAATGGTACTTCGACAGTGGATGTTCCCAATATATGACCGGCAACAGAAATGTGCTGGTAAACTATAAAGAAGGAAAGGAGGGAGCTGTGACCTTCGGTGATGGGAACAAGGGTCAGATATTTGGAAAAGGTGATCTAGTGTTAAATGGAGTAGCTCCATTGACTGAGGTGTTGTACGTCAAAGGTCTCAAGGCAAATCTTATTAGCATCAGCCAACTATGTGATAATGACTACACTGTAAGTTTCTCTAAAACTCATTGTCTTGTTGCAACTAATGGGTTCTCAGTCTTGACAGGTAATAGAACCAGCGACAACTGCTATGCACTAAGCAATCAAGTTTTATGCAACAGATCCTTTCTTGATAAGCCAGACCTGTGGCACTATAGACTGGGGCACTTGAACTTTAGAGACTTGAAGAGAATTGTGAAACTACAAGCTGTCCGAGGGATACCAGAGATGAAAGTCACTAGAGATAGGTTGTGTGGGCCTTGCCAACTGGGAAAACAGACAAAAGCCTCACATCCTCCTGTAAACATGCTTCTCACCTCCCGTGTGCTGGAGTTGATTCATGTGGATTTAATGGGACCCATGCAGAATGAAAGTCTCAGTGGTAAACAATTTGTCATGGTTCTTGTTGACGATTACTCTAGGTACACTTGGGTAGATTTCCTCAAAGAAAAGTCAGACACTTTTGGACTCTTTTCAGCCTTAGTTCTCAGACTCCAAAATGAAAAGGAATCTAAGATTGGGAAAGTCTATCAACTTCGAAGTGACCATGGAAAGGAGTTTGAAAACACTGTGTTCTCCGATTTCTGCGACCAGTTAGGAATAAaacatgagttttcagctccaaAAACCCCTCAACAGAATGGGGTTGTTGAAAGGAAGAACAGGACCTTACAGGAAATGGCTCGCGTAATGATGCATGCTAAGGACATTTCTCAGCGTTTTtgggctgaagcaattaataCAGCCTGTTATATCTGTAATCGGGTTCATCTGAGAACTATCACGACACAGACCGCCTATGAGCTTTGGAAAGGAAGGACTCCTAATGTCAGTTATATGCACATTTTTGGATGTGTGTGCTATGTCCTAAATGATCGAGAACATTTAGGAAAATTTGATCCAAGGAGTGATGAAGGAGTGTTTCTTGGGTATTCGCTTAACAGTCGTGCCTATCGTGTGTTCAACAAAAGAACTCGTTCAATGGTTGAGTCCATTAATGTTCGATTTGATGACTTGGAAAACTCTGAAGAACCAGTGGCAGATGATGAAGCTCTAGTCTTAACTACACCTGTTCTAGTCCCAGCTAGACAAAATCAAATGGTTCCTGACACTCCGTCTGGGTCACTTCATACTGAACCAACCGCGTCAGAGGAACAAGAA ATCTTAGTACCCCTACCTGAAGGAGCTAATGTTGTTGGAactaaatggattttcaagaataaatcaGATGAGTTTGGCACTGTCATAAGGAATAAGGCAAGGTTAGTTGCACAAGGTTACAATCAGGTGGAAGGAGTGGACTTTGAAGAAACCTTTGCCCCAGTTGCAAGGTTGGAACCTATTCGATTACTTCTTGCAATCGCATGCCATCTGAGAATCAAAttacatcaaatggatgtaaaaagtGCGTTTTTGAATGGTATTCTCCAAGAGGAAGTTTATGTGAAACAACCTCAAGGTTTTGAGGATCCTCAGTTCCCTGACCATGTCTTCCAATTGAAAAGGGCCCTATATGGGTTAAAGCAAGCTCCCCGCGCCTG GTATCTAACTGATGGAATATTTGTTGCACagatatatgtggatgacataattTTTGGGTCGACTTGTGAGAGTGAGGTTACTAGGTTTGTGAAACTTATGCAAAGTGAGTTTGAGACGAGTCTAATAGGAGATCTATCTTATTTTCTAGGACTTCAGATTAAGCAATCAGATCAGGGAATGTTTATTTCTCAGTCTAAGTATACCAAGTCCATGTTAGAAAAGTTTGGTTTCACTCAAGTCAAACATGCACGCACTCCTATAGGCACCACCTCTAAACTGCATTAA